One region of Aminobacterium colombiense DSM 12261 genomic DNA includes:
- a CDS encoding ribonuclease HI family protein, producing the protein MAVTTMYSGHFDGASRGNPGEAGAGAVLYNEEGHMVWQKFAYLGSQTNNEAEYGGLLLLLREIQLRGIKKIVIRGDSRLVICQMKKEWKVNSPHLKELWEEAQSLLKGCQATFEWVPRKENSNADLLSNKAIDEHSGKAVLKADLNAVRLERITPTIFIAHGSEDYAVDILHRACTCPAFVNRKQCKHLEAALRKLEQKPSFD; encoded by the coding sequence ATGGCGGTAACAACAATGTATAGCGGTCATTTTGACGGAGCGTCGAGGGGAAACCCCGGTGAAGCCGGGGCTGGAGCTGTTCTGTACAACGAAGAAGGACACATGGTATGGCAAAAGTTTGCCTACCTCGGCTCACAAACAAATAACGAAGCTGAGTACGGAGGTCTGCTCCTCCTCCTTCGAGAAATACAGCTTAGAGGAATTAAAAAAATTGTGATTCGAGGAGATAGCCGTCTCGTTATTTGTCAGATGAAAAAAGAGTGGAAGGTCAACAGCCCTCACTTGAAGGAACTCTGGGAGGAAGCCCAGAGTCTGCTCAAAGGATGCCAGGCAACCTTCGAGTGGGTTCCAAGAAAGGAAAACAGCAATGCGGACCTGCTGTCGAATAAGGCTATTGATGAGCATTCAGGAAAAGCAGTTCTCAAGGCAGATTTGAATGCTGTCCGTTTAGAGCGAATCACACCCACCATTTTCATTGCCCACGGTTCTGAAGATTATGCTGTGGATATCCTTCACCGGGCATGTACCTGCCCGGCATTTGTCAATCGCAAGCAGTGCAAGCACCTTGAAGCGGCATTGCGAAAGCTAGAGCAGAAACCGTCTTTCGATTAA
- a CDS encoding L-threonine 3-dehydrogenase, with amino-acid sequence MKNFLVTGCLGQIGTELVKKLRCQYGSDHVVGSDIKTTGIEKLGDGPFEILDVRESDTLVRIVEKYNIDTILHLAGLLSAVGEAKPQLAWQINAGGLFNTLEVAREKQCAVFFPSSIAAFGPNTPLDHTPQDTIQRPATMYGITKVTGELLCDYYHKKYGLDTRGVRFPGLISYETEPGGGTTDYAVEIYYKAIADGHYDSFIAAGTYMDMMYMPDAIDAVIQLMEADSSKLKHRNAFNISAMSFDPEELAASIRKYIPHFTLGYKVDPVRQSIAESWPNSLDVSAAREEWGFDPKYDLDKMTEDMLAHLKETLKVKKCNKK; translated from the coding sequence GTGAAAAATTTTTTGGTCACAGGGTGTCTAGGGCAGATTGGAACGGAACTTGTAAAGAAGCTTCGTTGCCAGTACGGCTCCGACCATGTTGTGGGGTCTGATATTAAAACGACAGGCATAGAAAAGCTTGGTGACGGACCTTTTGAAATTCTTGATGTCCGTGAAAGTGACACCCTTGTACGTATTGTGGAGAAATATAATATTGATACGATTCTTCATCTGGCGGGTCTTCTTTCGGCTGTTGGCGAAGCAAAGCCTCAGCTTGCCTGGCAAATTAATGCTGGCGGGCTTTTTAATACATTAGAAGTAGCGCGAGAAAAACAGTGTGCGGTTTTTTTCCCCAGTTCCATAGCGGCCTTTGGGCCTAATACACCTTTGGACCATACGCCTCAGGATACCATTCAAAGGCCCGCCACCATGTATGGCATTACGAAGGTAACAGGAGAGCTTCTTTGCGATTACTACCATAAAAAATATGGCCTGGATACACGAGGTGTCCGTTTTCCAGGCCTGATATCCTACGAGACAGAACCAGGTGGAGGAACGACTGACTATGCCGTAGAAATTTACTATAAGGCTATTGCCGATGGTCATTATGATTCATTCATTGCCGCGGGCACCTATATGGATATGATGTATATGCCCGATGCTATAGATGCTGTTATCCAGCTTATGGAGGCAGATTCTTCAAAACTGAAACATCGCAACGCCTTCAATATTTCTGCCATGAGCTTTGATCCCGAGGAGTTGGCGGCTTCAATCAGAAAGTACATACCCCATTTCACGTTGGGATATAAAGTGGATCCTGTTCGACAGTCTATTGCCGAGTCCTGGCCAAACTCTCTGGATGTAAGCGCTGCCAGGGAAGAGTGGGGATTTGACCCCAAATATGATCTCGATAAAATGACCGAGGATATGTTGGCCCATCTCAAAGAGACCCTAAAAGTGAAAAAATGTAACAAAAAGTAA
- a CDS encoding MFS transporter: MTSEYDRRTFFLCWLVTYLGQAYLSMFFLYPVALQRQGIPLALSGWLMSIFSVGSMLMRPAGSILNERLGVRKSLLYASVFLFCCSMPLLFFRSFNALLVARGLMGLFYGVVMLAVTTYQALSIPEERRGSLYAWIAVAYVLPQLSIVPLSEFLISSISVQAFLALAPAVAAATFLISKNLPKLKNFSKESKVNSESDSQENSLSPDQDSKVVFPASSQQWGSWGEMVRVKGFWPLVLTLLTWSFVNTSTLQYMPAFIRSRGLIASSFVAANAGVSLSLRLFATRFMDLIDRRTGAALAITLMGAVVVGTRFAFSNHSFFLLGLIYGLGMGLGFPMILALMPDVFPERLRPKGIAIGTLLMESGFIFTPFIISYGGGFFGLGNVMTFIGVTALAGGFFLSLHVWRKA; this comes from the coding sequence ATGACATCGGAGTATGATCGTCGGACCTTTTTTCTGTGCTGGCTCGTTACCTATCTTGGGCAAGCCTATCTATCTATGTTCTTTTTGTATCCTGTAGCCTTGCAGCGGCAGGGGATCCCCTTGGCTCTCTCTGGCTGGCTCATGAGTATCTTCAGTGTGGGTTCCATGCTTATGCGTCCGGCAGGCAGCATATTAAACGAAAGGCTCGGGGTGAGAAAAAGCCTTCTCTACGCATCGGTTTTTCTTTTTTGCTGCTCTATGCCTCTTCTCTTTTTCCGATCCTTTAATGCCCTCCTTGTTGCTCGAGGACTCATGGGTCTTTTTTATGGCGTTGTCATGCTTGCTGTGACCACGTATCAGGCCCTGAGCATCCCGGAAGAGCGAAGGGGAAGCCTCTATGCGTGGATAGCCGTGGCCTATGTGCTGCCGCAACTTTCCATAGTGCCTCTAAGTGAGTTTCTTATTTCCTCCATAAGTGTCCAAGCTTTTCTGGCCCTGGCACCGGCCGTCGCTGCTGCAACGTTCCTGATCTCAAAAAACCTCCCGAAACTCAAAAATTTCTCAAAAGAAAGCAAAGTCAATTCTGAATCAGATTCTCAGGAAAACAGCCTTTCGCCAGACCAAGATTCAAAGGTGGTATTTCCGGCTTCTTCACAGCAATGGGGCAGCTGGGGTGAAATGGTTCGTGTGAAAGGGTTCTGGCCTCTTGTTTTAACACTTTTAACCTGGTCTTTTGTCAATACCTCCACATTACAGTATATGCCGGCCTTTATACGCTCCCGAGGTTTGATTGCCAGCTCCTTTGTGGCCGCAAATGCCGGGGTTTCTCTTTCCTTGCGGCTTTTTGCCACGAGATTTATGGACCTCATCGACAGAAGAACAGGAGCTGCCCTTGCCATCACCTTAATGGGAGCTGTTGTGGTTGGAACGCGCTTTGCCTTTTCAAACCATTCATTTTTCCTTTTGGGACTCATCTATGGATTGGGAATGGGTTTAGGTTTTCCTATGATACTGGCCCTTATGCCAGATGTTTTTCCCGAGCGGCTGAGGCCCAAAGGCATTGCCATCGGCACCCTGCTCATGGAATCGGGTTTTATTTTTACCCCTTTTATCATCAGCTACGGAGGGGGCTTCTTTGGCTTGGGAAATGTCATGACCTTCATCGGGGTTACTGCCCTTGCCGGAGGGTTTTTCCTGAGTCTCCACGTATGGCGGAAAGCGTAG
- a CDS encoding glycine C-acetyltransferase: MTIKKTFITEELDRLKREGLYTNIPVIAGPQGAWVEIEGKKYLSCCSNNYLGFCNDPALIEAVKKYVDKWGVGPGAVRTIAGTLDLHLELEKKLAEFKGTEAAMVVQSGFCANLAAIPPLVSKGDLIFSDELNHASIIDGCRLSRAEIVRFKHADPENLDAQLAKYDNVNCHKLVISDGVFSMDGDIAPLPALVEVAEKHGAMIMVDDAHGEGVLGRGGRGIVDHFNLHGRVDVEVGTLSKAFGVVGGFVAGDAELVDYIRQKARPNLFSSAMTVPDIGANLAALEELSRSEDRVKRLWENGRYLKKGLKDMGFNIGHSETPITPVIIGEATEAKKFSARLFEEGVFAGAITFPTVPMGTARIRVMVSAAHTKEDLNFALQKFQLVGEEMKIISSSR; encoded by the coding sequence ATGACCATAAAGAAAACCTTTATTACAGAAGAGCTGGACCGGTTGAAAAGGGAAGGCTTGTATACGAATATACCTGTCATAGCAGGCCCTCAGGGAGCATGGGTAGAGATAGAGGGGAAAAAATATCTTTCGTGCTGCTCTAATAACTATCTGGGTTTCTGTAACGACCCCGCTCTTATTGAAGCGGTCAAGAAGTATGTTGATAAATGGGGAGTTGGGCCCGGAGCGGTCCGTACCATTGCGGGAACCCTTGACCTTCACCTGGAACTAGAGAAAAAACTCGCAGAATTTAAGGGTACAGAGGCGGCTATGGTGGTCCAGTCCGGTTTTTGCGCAAACCTGGCAGCCATTCCTCCTCTGGTAAGCAAAGGAGATCTTATCTTTAGTGACGAATTAAACCATGCGTCAATTATCGACGGGTGCCGTTTAAGCCGAGCTGAAATAGTCCGCTTTAAACACGCGGATCCAGAGAATCTTGATGCTCAGCTGGCAAAATATGACAATGTAAACTGTCACAAACTTGTTATCAGCGATGGGGTCTTTTCCATGGACGGCGATATAGCTCCGCTGCCAGCGCTTGTTGAAGTGGCAGAAAAGCATGGAGCTATGATCATGGTGGATGACGCCCATGGAGAAGGTGTCCTTGGCCGAGGCGGCAGAGGTATTGTGGACCACTTCAATCTTCATGGCCGGGTCGATGTAGAAGTTGGCACCCTTTCCAAGGCTTTTGGCGTAGTTGGCGGTTTTGTAGCCGGAGATGCCGAATTGGTAGATTATATTAGGCAAAAAGCTCGTCCCAACCTTTTCAGCAGCGCTATGACCGTTCCTGATATTGGTGCGAACCTGGCTGCCCTTGAAGAGCTTTCAAGAAGTGAAGATCGGGTTAAACGCCTCTGGGAAAACGGACGATACCTCAAAAAGGGACTTAAAGACATGGGCTTCAACATTGGGCATAGCGAAACGCCCATCACACCTGTCATTATTGGGGAAGCTACAGAGGCCAAGAAATTCAGCGCCCGCCTCTTTGAAGAGGGAGTCTTTGCCGGCGCTATTACATTCCCCACAGTGCCTATGGGGACAGCTCGCATTCGAGTGATGGTCTCAGCTGCTCACACAAAGGAAGACCTTAATTTTGCCCTTCAGAAATTCCAGCTTGTTGGAGAGGAAATGAAAATTATCTCATCATCGAGATAG
- a CDS encoding ABC transporter ATP-binding protein: MTNPIAKTDKVSVFYPSRDGKNSGQWALRNISLSLQQGESLALIGESGSGKTSLLRVLLGLISPTEGNVELFGENIDKCSHSQLIELRRRCGYVPQDPYGSLPPTLTVLDAVAEPWIIVNGRKSRLEAYSKARRLLKTLGIEEERILLSRVRSGLSGGQRQRVSIARSLILEPALLLCDEPTSMQDASTRSEIIHVLNERVKEGMAMVFVTHDLYLARGAAKRGIVLLEGECCEENSTEALLSAPKHAYTRALVAAIPTLSAIRGDSGKTLRQGQ; encoded by the coding sequence ATGACAAACCCTATAGCAAAGACAGATAAGGTTAGCGTCTTCTACCCCTCAAGGGATGGTAAAAATTCGGGACAATGGGCCCTTCGCAACATTTCCCTCTCTCTTCAGCAGGGGGAAAGTCTGGCTTTGATAGGAGAATCAGGAAGCGGAAAAACTTCACTTCTCAGGGTTCTGCTTGGTCTGATAAGTCCAACTGAAGGAAATGTGGAACTCTTTGGTGAGAACATCGACAAATGTTCCCACTCCCAGCTTATAGAGCTGAGGAGAAGATGCGGCTATGTGCCCCAGGATCCTTACGGAAGCCTGCCGCCCACCCTTACCGTCCTCGATGCTGTGGCAGAACCCTGGATTATCGTGAATGGGCGAAAATCTCGTCTTGAGGCCTATAGCAAGGCCCGCCGCCTTTTAAAAACCCTCGGCATAGAAGAGGAGCGCATTCTTCTATCAAGGGTCCGCTCCGGATTATCAGGGGGGCAGCGTCAGCGAGTTTCTATTGCGCGATCTCTGATTCTGGAGCCTGCCCTGCTGCTGTGCGACGAGCCCACAAGCATGCAGGACGCTTCTACCAGAAGTGAAATTATCCATGTGCTCAATGAAAGGGTGAAAGAGGGGATGGCCATGGTCTTTGTCACCCATGATCTCTATCTGGCCCGTGGGGCGGCAAAACGAGGCATTGTCCTCCTCGAGGGAGAATGTTGCGAAGAGAACTCTACAGAAGCCCTGCTCTCCGCACCGAAACATGCCTATACGAGGGCGCTTGTAGCAGCTATTCCTACGCTTTCCGCCATACGTGGAGACTCAGGAAAAACCCTCCGGCAAGGGCAGTAA
- a CDS encoding ABC transporter ATP-binding protein, protein MIEIVDLSITYKTESHDVSAVKNAFLSIPRGRITGLVGESGSGKSSLLMAIPGLLPSNTEVSGAVIFDNLNLISLRPEMLNAIRWKDIALIPQGAMNSFTPVLTIGKHIEEVLAIHLGLSGEARRHRCRSLLEEADLEWSLANRYPHELSGGQKQRAAIATALACDPDFLLADEPTTALDVITQKEIILTLERLARGRNMGLLLVTHDLPLAVQICDAIAVMHEGEIVEEGAPADIVTKPRHRHTTQLVKALLELEGEYV, encoded by the coding sequence ATGATTGAAATCGTTGATCTTTCCATTACCTATAAAACCGAAAGCCACGACGTGTCAGCTGTAAAGAATGCCTTCCTCTCCATACCCCGTGGGAGGATCACTGGCCTTGTGGGAGAATCAGGGAGCGGAAAAAGTTCGCTGCTTATGGCCATTCCAGGACTCCTCCCTTCAAACACAGAGGTGTCTGGAGCCGTTATTTTCGACAATCTCAATCTTATCTCTCTCCGGCCGGAAATGCTCAACGCCATCCGCTGGAAGGATATCGCCCTCATCCCCCAGGGGGCCATGAATTCCTTTACTCCTGTGCTGACCATTGGGAAGCATATAGAAGAAGTTCTCGCAATCCATCTTGGACTTTCGGGAGAAGCGCGCAGACATCGCTGCCGCTCCCTTCTTGAGGAAGCTGATCTTGAGTGGTCCCTGGCCAATCGGTACCCTCATGAACTCTCTGGGGGACAGAAGCAGCGTGCCGCCATCGCCACAGCCCTGGCCTGCGACCCAGACTTTCTTCTCGCTGATGAACCGACTACCGCACTAGACGTCATTACACAAAAGGAAATTATCCTTACTTTGGAACGATTGGCCCGAGGCAGAAACATGGGCCTTCTCCTCGTAACCCACGACCTGCCACTGGCCGTCCAGATCTGCGACGCCATCGCCGTGATGCATGAGGGAGAGATCGTGGAAGAGGGGGCCCCCGCTGATATTGTCACAAAACCTCGCCACAGACATACGACACAACTCGTGAAAGCATTGCTGGAACTGGAAGGTGAATACGTATGA
- a CDS encoding ABC transporter permease, with product MRGLFTRWSFITLLLLLSVGFLGSHFFTISPNLEVAPPFSTPLWLNRNLPPTMAITLSDTSVEAHVDWEYEAPSQVHLSGKVTLAAPAALIWETPSKRMILQKLPGGASFFDIDSRDLSFKQMLGLSPFTQVAGALFSEKGKYSLKLEPAQAIDGTIILHLKGGRWGFLGTDQRGRDIFALFIAGIRVSLIVGISATLLASLLGLFFGLASGYKGGWVDGAIMRAVDILLSIPILPILMVLAAFWGKGLWQLVLILSLFSWMGTARTVRAMTLSLRDSYYIEGLRGLGAPTFYILWRHLLPETLPLLLANIALGVPGAILAEAGISFLGLSDPRIISWGRMLHEAHSFGAFTQGAWWMLIPPGLGITLLCLIFLDLGKFLEEQVDPQLKEARRL from the coding sequence ATGAGAGGCCTTTTCACTCGATGGAGTTTTATCACTCTCTTGCTCCTTCTGTCCGTCGGTTTTCTTGGGTCTCACTTTTTTACCATTTCTCCCAACTTAGAGGTGGCGCCGCCCTTTTCAACGCCCTTATGGCTTAACAGGAACCTTCCTCCCACCATGGCCATAACCCTTTCAGATACGTCGGTGGAGGCCCATGTGGATTGGGAGTATGAAGCCCCATCCCAGGTTCATCTTTCTGGGAAGGTGACCCTCGCCGCTCCAGCAGCCCTTATCTGGGAAACCCCGTCAAAAAGAATGATTCTTCAGAAGCTCCCTGGAGGAGCCAGCTTCTTTGACATTGACAGCCGAGACCTCTCCTTTAAACAGATGCTGGGGCTCAGCCCCTTCACCCAGGTAGCCGGAGCGCTTTTTTCAGAGAAGGGGAAATACTCCCTGAAGCTGGAACCTGCTCAGGCCATAGATGGAACCATCATCCTCCACCTGAAAGGAGGCCGATGGGGATTTCTGGGAACTGACCAGCGGGGGCGGGATATTTTTGCCCTCTTTATCGCCGGAATCCGGGTTTCTCTTATCGTCGGCATTTCTGCTACCCTTCTCGCTTCTTTGCTGGGGCTCTTCTTCGGCCTGGCAAGCGGATATAAAGGAGGTTGGGTGGATGGGGCCATTATGCGCGCCGTGGATATTCTTCTCTCCATTCCCATTCTTCCCATCCTTATGGTGCTTGCCGCTTTCTGGGGCAAGGGATTGTGGCAGCTAGTGCTCATACTTTCACTCTTTTCGTGGATGGGAACCGCCAGAACAGTTAGAGCCATGACGTTATCGCTGCGGGACAGCTATTATATTGAAGGGCTGCGCGGCCTTGGCGCACCCACCTTTTATATTCTGTGGCGCCATCTGCTGCCCGAGACCCTTCCCCTTCTTCTGGCCAATATAGCTCTGGGCGTTCCCGGAGCCATTCTGGCAGAGGCAGGTATCTCTTTTCTCGGCCTCTCCGACCCCCGCATCATCTCTTGGGGGCGAATGCTTCATGAAGCCCATTCCTTCGGGGCTTTCACCCAGGGGGCGTGGTGGATGCTGATCCCTCCGGGATTGGGCATTACTCTGCTGTGTCTGATTTTCCTTGACCTCGGCAAGTTTCTGGAGGAACAGGTGGATCCTCAACTGAAGGAGGCTCGTCGGCTATGA
- a CDS encoding ABC transporter permease, producing the protein MKNYWLRRVAGSFLVLLVVLILNFLLFRLMPGDPVASILDPRFSPEAKAELQRLYGLDKPLSFQFLLYMKQMVTFEFGYSFLTGRPVWDELASRLPNTVALLGSALFLSALLGTWLGIQAALERGRWLEKMVLWSGAVSFSFPSFFVQLVLLMTFAYAIPVFPLRGSISVPPPTAFWARVSDYMWHLALPVSSLVLLSFGGWALYVRNLMVRVMGEDFILMGRARGLPQKRIVWNHAFRTLLPPLLTILLLSLPGVISGAVITETVFSLHGVGRFLLEAVTGQDYPAAGASFYLLAIMTVFCNLVADLLYGLVDPRVRFERRGR; encoded by the coding sequence ATGAAAAATTACTGGTTGCGAAGGGTTGCAGGCTCTTTTCTGGTGCTGCTCGTAGTGCTCATTTTAAATTTCTTGCTTTTTCGCCTTATGCCGGGAGATCCTGTGGCCTCTATTCTCGATCCACGCTTTTCTCCTGAAGCAAAAGCTGAGTTACAGCGGCTTTACGGCCTCGACAAGCCTTTAAGCTTTCAGTTTTTGCTCTATATGAAACAGATGGTTACTTTCGAGTTTGGCTATTCCTTTTTAACAGGTCGCCCTGTATGGGATGAGCTGGCCTCGCGCCTTCCCAATACCGTGGCCCTTCTGGGGAGCGCCCTTTTCCTTTCCGCTCTTCTTGGAACCTGGCTCGGGATCCAGGCTGCGCTGGAACGGGGCCGCTGGCTCGAGAAGATGGTGCTATGGAGCGGTGCCGTTTCTTTTTCTTTCCCTTCTTTTTTCGTGCAGCTGGTGCTCCTCATGACCTTTGCCTACGCTATTCCGGTTTTCCCCTTGCGCGGGAGCATTTCTGTTCCTCCGCCCACGGCCTTCTGGGCCAGGGTTTCTGACTATATGTGGCATCTCGCCCTTCCTGTAAGCTCTCTGGTTCTTCTCAGTTTTGGCGGATGGGCCCTTTACGTACGAAATCTTATGGTGAGGGTTATGGGTGAGGATTTTATTCTCATGGGCCGTGCCCGAGGACTTCCACAGAAGCGCATTGTCTGGAATCACGCTTTCCGCACCCTCCTGCCTCCCCTTTTGACAATCCTCCTTCTCTCTTTGCCCGGAGTTATTTCAGGAGCGGTCATAACGGAAACTGTTTTTTCCCTCCACGGAGTGGGACGTTTTCTGCTCGAAGCGGTGACTGGTCAGGACTACCCTGCTGCCGGAGCTTCCTTTTACCTTTTAGCCATCATGACGGTGTTCTGCAACCTCGTCGCAGACCTGCTCTACGGCCTGGTCGATCCCCGTGTCCGCTTTGAAAGGAGGGGGCGCTGA
- the rfbD gene encoding dTDP-4-dehydrorhamnose reductase has product MKFFITGGGGQLALAFQRLLKEENLPFAVYSRQELDITDITRVRKRMQEEKPDVVINCAAWNDVDSAEQNWRGAYMVNAIGPRNLAIAAEELGIPLVTFSSDYVFNGKSVRSWTIADKPDPINVYGQTKLLGEEFVKDHIRRFLIVRVSWVFGPEGREESNFLKKVLRWSREKDELKIVSDQISSPTYAPDLAERVMELLTLRAWGTYHLSCSGRCSRYEWASFALKEIGWKKNIVQAQSNEFRTLAQRPAMSSLDSFPLEEFGIFMPRWEDSTLRFLKAIGQKNGGNNNV; this is encoded by the coding sequence ATGAAGTTTTTTATAACAGGAGGGGGCGGCCAGTTAGCCCTTGCCTTCCAGCGGCTTTTAAAAGAGGAAAATCTGCCTTTCGCTGTATATTCCCGCCAGGAGCTTGATATAACAGACATCACAAGAGTGCGAAAACGAATGCAGGAGGAAAAGCCTGATGTCGTTATAAATTGCGCGGCGTGGAATGATGTGGACAGCGCCGAGCAGAACTGGCGGGGCGCCTATATGGTCAATGCCATTGGCCCAAGGAACCTGGCCATCGCAGCAGAAGAACTGGGGATTCCCCTTGTAACCTTCAGTTCTGATTATGTTTTTAACGGAAAAAGCGTCCGGTCATGGACCATCGCAGATAAACCGGATCCTATTAATGTATATGGACAGACAAAACTTCTGGGAGAAGAATTTGTAAAAGATCACATCCGCCGTTTTCTCATCGTACGGGTGAGCTGGGTCTTCGGGCCAGAAGGAAGGGAAGAATCGAACTTTCTCAAAAAGGTTCTGCGGTGGAGCCGAGAGAAGGATGAGCTAAAAATTGTCTCAGATCAGATCTCAAGCCCTACATACGCACCTGATCTTGCGGAGCGTGTAATGGAACTTCTAACCCTTCGCGCGTGGGGAACCTATCATCTGTCGTGCAGCGGACGGTGCAGCCGTTATGAGTGGGCTTCTTTTGCCCTTAAAGAAATAGGATGGAAAAAGAACATTGTTCAGGCACAGAGCAATGAATTCAGAACCCTTGCCCAGCGTCCAGCCATGAGCTCTCTTGACTCCTTCCCCTTAGAAGAATTCGGCATTTTTATGCCGCGGTGGGAAGATTCAACCCTGCGTTTCCTTAAAGCCATAGGGCAGAAAAATGGCGGTAACAACAATGTATAG
- the glyA gene encoding serine hydroxymethyltransferase, with amino-acid sequence MFEKAWEELEKTDRAIADVITRERERQEHGIELIASENFVSPAVMCAMGSVLTNKYAEGYPAHRYYGGCHVVDEAENLARDRAKQLFGCDHVNVQPHSGSQANMAVYFTCLEPGDTILAMNLSHGGHLTHGSPVNFSGQLYNIIPYGVSKDTETIDFAEVERLALAHRPKLIVCGGSAYPREIDAEKFREIADKAGSLLMFDIAHIAGLVAAKLHKDPIPFCDFVTTTTHKTLRGPRGGMIMCREAFAKGVDKSIFPGMQGGPLMHIIASKAVAFEEALQPSFKEYQGRIVKNAASLAEALLKHDFHLVSGGTDNHLILINLTSRGVTGKALETALDKAGITVNKNTVPFDTQSPFITSGVRIGTPAVTTRGFGSSEMKQIASWMDEVAKNVENDKVLSRIRAEVLDLCGKYPLYAGM; translated from the coding sequence ATGTTTGAGAAAGCATGGGAAGAATTAGAGAAGACGGATCGGGCCATAGCTGACGTTATAACCCGTGAACGGGAGCGTCAGGAACATGGCATCGAGCTTATAGCCTCAGAGAACTTTGTATCCCCCGCCGTCATGTGCGCCATGGGATCAGTGCTGACCAATAAATACGCGGAAGGCTACCCTGCCCACCGCTACTACGGAGGCTGCCACGTAGTTGATGAAGCCGAGAACCTTGCCCGTGACAGAGCGAAACAGCTTTTTGGCTGCGACCACGTGAACGTCCAGCCTCACTCCGGCTCCCAGGCCAACATGGCAGTCTACTTTACATGCCTTGAGCCCGGCGACACCATTCTGGCCATGAACTTGTCCCACGGCGGCCACCTGACCCATGGCTCCCCGGTGAACTTTTCCGGACAGCTGTACAACATCATTCCTTACGGAGTGAGCAAAGATACAGAGACCATCGACTTTGCCGAAGTTGAACGCCTTGCCCTAGCCCACAGGCCTAAGCTCATCGTCTGCGGCGGCAGCGCCTATCCCCGTGAGATTGATGCGGAGAAATTCCGCGAGATAGCAGACAAGGCAGGCTCTCTGCTGATGTTCGACATTGCGCACATAGCGGGTCTTGTGGCGGCGAAGCTTCACAAAGACCCCATTCCATTCTGCGATTTTGTCACCACCACCACCCATAAGACCCTTCGCGGCCCCCGCGGCGGCATGATCATGTGCCGAGAGGCCTTTGCCAAGGGAGTTGACAAGAGCATCTTCCCCGGTATGCAGGGCGGTCCTCTTATGCACATTATCGCGTCCAAGGCAGTGGCTTTTGAGGAAGCCCTTCAGCCGTCCTTCAAGGAGTACCAGGGCAGAATAGTTAAGAACGCGGCCTCCCTCGCGGAAGCCCTTCTGAAACATGATTTTCATCTTGTTTCCGGTGGAACGGACAACCACCTTATCCTGATCAACCTCACGAGCCGTGGCGTAACGGGTAAGGCCCTTGAGACAGCCCTTGACAAGGCAGGCATCACGGTGAACAAGAACACAGTGCCTTTCGACACCCAGAGCCCCTTTATCACCAGCGGAGTGAGAATCGGCACGCCGGCGGTGACCACCCGCGGCTTTGGTTCCAGCGAGATGAAGCAGATAGCGTCCTGGATGGACGAAGTGGCGAAGAACGTAGAGAACGATAAGGTACTTTCCCGCATCCGCGCCGAGGTCCTTGATCTCTGTGGCAAATATCCCCTCTACGCGGGAATGTAA